From one Solanum lycopersicum chromosome 12, SLM_r2.1 genomic stretch:
- the LOC101248957 gene encoding probably inactive leucine-rich repeat receptor-like protein kinase At5g48380, with protein MEKTNFRTFLGFLLVLLFSRICVCCASESDVYCLKSIKDSLHDPFNSLGSWEFSDATEGFICHFVGISCWHVDENKVLSIQLPGFGLIGEFPRGIQNCTSLTSLDLSGNSLYGTIPSDISAIVEHVTILDLSNNTFSGYIPSDIANCQYLNGLKLDNNYLEGEVPARIGYLPRLKTFSVANNYLAGPVPLIFGEGFGVESFENNSELCGKPLKGCEDSWIWKHVDRASFIKAFVIGWVLLFTLVLVFCLFILPTKAINKIVSLNIWKLRKKEHLTLGREEELSSQHKMLKLEKFVTRMSFTELENATSGFSEDYLVGNGMLGKVYKAILPNGWILAIKKLNDWENLEDEFVSEITTLGGLRHRNLLPLIGFCAEKQERLLVYKYMSNGSLDEWLHSNEVKAKILDFPRRAKIALGIAKGLAWLHHGYELHVTHGSISTRCILLDQNLEPKIANFWEAKFWSKNDSALSWSLFPVAEYSGLGSYKQDIYCFGVVLLELVTGKEPHELTSSRNLFDHSPCLLDADRDLLGKGADDLILQFLELACDCVKFFPNERPTMLEVYDRLKNISQGRRDWIQKIPLLTDISSKYD; from the exons ATGGAGAAAACCAATTTCAGAACATTTCTTGGTTTtctattagtattactatttaGCAGAATTTGTGTGTGTTGTGCTTCAGAGAGTGATGTTTATTGCTTGAAATCAATAAAAGATTCATTACATGACCCTTTCAATTCTTTGGGCTCTTGGGAGTTCAGTGATGCTACTGAAGGCTTCATCTGTCACTTTGTTGGAATCAGTTGCTGGCATGTTGATGAGAATAAGGTACTGAGCATCCAACTTCCAGGCTTTGGATTAATAGGTGAGTTTCCTCGTGGCATTCAAAATTGTACAAGCTTGACAAGTTTAGATCTTTCAGGGAATAGCTTGTATGGAACTATCCCTTCTGATATTTCAGCAATAGTTGAACATGTTACAATACTTGATCTCTCAAATAACACGTTTTCGGGCTATATACCATCTGATATAGCTAATTGTCAATACCTTAATGGTTTAAAGTTGGATAATAATTATCTAGAAGGTGAAGTTCCAGCCAGAATAGGCTATTTGCCTCGCCTTAAGACGTTCAGTGTAGCTAACAATTACTTGGCTGGCCCAGTGCCATTGATTTTTGGAGAAGGTTTCGGAGTTGAGAGTTTTGAAAACAATTCAGAGCTTTGTGGGAAGCCCTTGAAAGGATGTGAGGATTCTTGGATATGGAAACATGTAGATCGTGCTTCGTTCATCAAAGCGTTTGTGATTGGTTGGGTACTTTTGTTTACATTGGTTTTAgtcttttgtttatttatattacCTACCAAGGCTATCAACAAGATAGTCTCATTGAACATATGGAAGCTAAGGAAAAAGGAACATTTAACTTTAGGAAGGGAAGAGGAATTAAGCAGCCAACATAAG ATGTTAAAGCTGGAGAAGTTTGTTACGAGAATGAGCTTCACGGAGCTAGAAAACGCGACTTCTGGTTTTAGTGAAGACTATTTAGTAGGGAATGGGATGTTGGGCAAAGTGTACAAGGCAATTCTTCCAAATGGCTGGATACTTGCCATCAAGAAGCTCAATGACTGGGAGAATTTGGAAGACGAGTTCGTCTCTGAGATTACAACTCTTGGTGGTCTGAGGCATAGGAATCTGTTGCCTCTGATAGGTTTCTGTGCTGAAAAGCAAGAAAGACTTCTTGTTTACAAATACATGAGTAATGGAAGTCTTGATGAATGGCTGCACTCGAATGAAGTTAAGGCGAAAATTTTGGATTTCCCTCGGAGAGCTAAAATTGCTCTTGGGATAGCGAAAGGCCTGGCTTGGCTTCATCATGGTTACGAATTGCACGTTACACATGGAAGCATAAGCACACGATGTATCTTGTTAGATCAAAATCTTGAACCAAAAATAGCCAACTTTTGGGAAGCAAAATTTTGGAGTAAGAATGATTCTGCATTAAGTTGGAGTCTTTTCCCAGTAGCTGAATATTCAGGTTTAGGCTCTTACAAGCAAGACATCTACTGTTTTGGTGTCGTGCTTCTCGAGCTGGTAACAGGGAAGGAACCACATGAACTGACCAGCTCAAGAAATCTATTCGATCACTCGCCTTGTCTACTTGATGCAGATAGAGATTTGCTTGGGAAAGGAGCTGATGATTTAATCCTCCAATTTCTTGAATTGGCTTGTGACTGCGTCAAGTTCTTTCCTAATGAAAGGCCAACAATGCTGGAAGTGTACGACAGACTCAAGAATATTTCTCAAGGTCGAAGGGACTGGATACAGAAGATACCATTATTAACCGATATTTCAAGTAAATATGACTAG
- the TPG6 gene encoding polygalacturonase, whose translation MKINNPFSSILLISFFSIFFTKSIADVMFLNVINFGAKSDNKTDSSYAFLSAWDLACNSSKSSTIYVPKGIFLVKQAYFKGKCNNNPIIFRIDGSIVAPFDYNVIGNEKNWILFQGVDGVSIVGGNLDGQGSSLWTCKSSTKNCPRGATTLGFSNSNNVSITGLTSLNSQMFHIVINGCKNVKLQGVKVYAPGESPNTDGIHVQLSSDISILNSIISTGDDCVSIGPGTSNLWIQNVACGPGHGISIGSLAKDFEEAGVQNVTVKSVMFMNTQNGVRIKTWGRPSTGFVNNVLFQHVAMIDVENPIVIDQNYCPYNKNCPGQVSGVKVSDVTYQDIHGSSATRVAMKFDCSKRNPCKGIKLEDVNLSYKNEPAAEASCSNVAGTTTGVIQPTSCL comes from the exons ATGAAAATTAACAACCCCTTTTCTTCAATTCttctaatttcatttttttcaatttttttcactaAATCTATAGCTGATGTTAtgtttttaaatgttataaaCTTTGGTGCAAAATCAGATAACAAAACTGACTCATCATATGCATTTTTATCTGCTTGGGACTTAGCTTGTAACTCTTCAAAATCATCAACAATTTATGTACCAAAAGGGATTTTTTTAGTTAAACAAgcatattttaaaggaaaatgcAACAATAATCCCATAATTTTTCGTATCGATGGTTCAATCGTAGCGCCTTTCGATTATAATGTGattggaaatgaaaaaaattggattTTATTTCAAGGTGTTGATGGTGTTTCAATTGTTGGTGGTAATCTTGATGGTCAAGGATCTAGTTTATGGACTTGCAAAAGTTCTACCAAGAACTGCCCTAGAGGGGCTACG ACTCTGGGATTTTCTAACTCTAACAATGTATCGATAACGGGGTTAACTTCATTGAACAGCCAAATGTTTCATATTGTCATCAATGGTTGCAAAAATGTGAAGTTGCAGGGTGTTAAGGTTTATGCCCCGGGTGAAAGCCCCAACACTGATGGAATTCATGTTCAATTATCGTCTGATATCTCAATATTGAACTCAATAATCAGTACTGGAGATGATTGCGTATCCATTGGTCCAGGAACTAGTAATTTGTGGATCCAAAATGTCGCGTGTGGCCCTGGCCATGGAATTAG CATTGGAAGCTTAGCGAAGGATTTTGAAGAGGCAGGGGTGCAAAATGTGACAGTAAAATCAGTTATGTTTATGAACACACAAAATGGTGTGAGGATCAAAACATGGGGAAGACCAAGTACTGGATTTGTCAACAATGTACTGTTCCAGCACGTTGCGATGATTGATGTTGAAAATCCAATTGTTATCGATCAAAATTACTGTCCGTATAACAAGAATTGTCCAGGACAAGTCTCGGGCGTGAAAGTAAGTGATGTTACGTATCAAGATATACATGGTAGCTCAGCAACACGAGTCGCGATGAAGTTTGATTGCAGTAAGAGAAATCCATGTAAAGGAATAAAACTGGAAGATGTTAATctgagttataagaatgaaccAGCTGCTGAAGCTTCATGTTCTAATGTTGCAGGAACAACTACTGGTGTAATTCAACCTACTAGTTGTTTGTAA
- the TAPG5 gene encoding polygalacturonase 5 precursor codes for MSPLAIFFFFFFNLSLAKNTIYNVQNYGAKSNGKIDSSKAFLSAWGSACASTSASTIYVPRGIYLIRKIYFNGQTCKSNAITIRIDGTLLAPSDYNVIGNDGNWITFENVNGVSIYGGIFDGQGASLWTCKKSQKNCPIGTTALAFYNSNNIVMNGVIVQNSQMFHILVDGCHNAMIQGVKVLAPGNSPNTDGIHVQSSSGVSIRNSNIGTGDDCISIGPGNSNLWIEGIACGPGHGISIGSLGWESKEQGVQNVTVKTVTFTGTQNGVRVKTWARPSSGFVRHVLFQHIVMSNVQNPIIIDQNYCPNHESCPHQGSGVKISDVTYQDIHGTSATEVAVKLDCSKTNPCSGITLDNVNLSYKNGRAESSCVNAAGKASGFKELTSCL; via the exons ATGAGTCCCTTAgcaattttcttcttctttttcttcaacttaTCATTAGCAAAAAACACCATTTACAATGTCCAAAATTATGGAGCAAAATCCAATGGAAAAATAGATTCATCAAAAGCATTTTTAAGTGCATGGGGATCAGCATGTGCTTCTACGAGCGCGTCCACTATTTATGTGCCACGTGGAATTTACTTGATTcgtaaaatatatttcaatggtCAAACATGCAAAAGTAACGCTATTACTATACGTATCGATGGAACTCTCTTAGCTCCTTCTGATTATAATGTGATTGGCAATGATGGAAATTGGATAACATTTGAAAATGTCAATGGAGTTTCTATCTATGGTGGAATCTTTGATGGTCAAGGTGCTAGTCTTTGGACTTgcaaaaaatcccaaaaaaattgCCCTATAGGAACTACA GCACTAGCTTTTTACAACTCAAACAACATTGTAATGAACGGAGTAATTGTACAAAATAGCCAAATGTTCCATATTTTAGTAGATGGTTGCCATAACGCGATGATACAAGGAGTGAAGGTGTTAGCCCCAGGAAATAGCCCGAATACTGATGGAATTCATGTACAATCATCTTCAGGAGTTAGTATTAGGAACTCGAATATTGGTACTGGAGATGATTGTATCTCTATTGGCCCTGGAAACTCGAACTTATGGATTGAAGGCATTGCTTGTGGCCCTGGCCATGGAATTAG CATTGGAAGCTTAGGTTGGGAATCGAAAGAGCAAGGAGTACAAAATGTGACAGTTAAGACAGTTACCTTCACGGGTACACAGAATGGTGTGAGGGTAAAAACTTGGGCAAGGCCTAGTAGTGGCTTTGTTAGACATGTTCTGTTTCAACATATCGTTATGTCTAACGTTCAAAACCCGATAATCATAGACCAAAACTACTGTCCTAATCATGAAAGTTGTCCTCATCAG GGCTCGGGTGTGAAGATAAGTGATGTAACGTATCAAGACATACATGGAACATCCGCTACAGAAGTTGCAGTGAAATTAGATTGTAGCAAAACGAATCCATGTTCTGGAATAACACTAGACAACGTAAATCTTAGTTATAAAAATGGTCGCGCTGAATCTTCATGTGTTAATGCTGCAGGAAAAGCTTCTGGTTTCAAAGAACTCACTAGCTGTTTATAA
- the TAPG4 gene encoding abscission polygalacturonase precursor, with translation MSPLAIFFFFFFNLSLATNTIYNVQNFGAQSNGKIDSTKAFLSAWGSACASTSASTIYVPRGNYLIRNIYFNGQTCKSNAIAIHIDGTLLAPSDYNAIDNDGSWIKFEKVNRVSIYGGIFDGQGASLWACKNSKKNCPKGTTALAFYNSNNIVMSGVTVQNSQMFHILVDGCHNAMIQGVKVLSPGNSPNTDGIHVQSSSGVSIMNSNIGTGDDCISIGPGNSNLWIEGIACGPGHGISIGSLGWESQEQGVQNVTVKMVSFTSTENGVRVKTWARPSNGFVRNVLFQHIVMSNVQNPIIIDQNYCPNHESCPNQGSGVKISDVTYEDIHGTSATEIAVKLDCSKTNPCSGITLEDVNLSYKNGRAEASCVNAGGRASGFEELSKCL, from the exons ATGAGTCCCTTAgcaattttcttcttctttttcttcaacttaTCATTAGCAACAAACACCATTTACAATGTTCAAAATTTTGGAGCACAATCCAATGGCAAAATAGATTCAACAAAAGCATTTTTAAGTGCATGGGGTTCTGCATGTGCTTCTACGAGCGCCTCCACTATTTATGTGCCACGTGGAAATTACTTGATTCGTAACATATATTTCAATGGTCAAACATGCAAAAGTAACGCTATTGCTATACATATCGATGGAACTCTCTTAGCTCCTTCTGATTATAATGCAATTGACAATGATGGAAGTtggataaaatttgaaaaagtcaATAGAGTTTCTATCTATGGTGGAATTTTTGATGGTCAAGGTGCTAGTCTTTGGGCTTGCAAAAACTCTAAAAAGAATTGCCCTAAAGGAACTACG GCACTAGCTTTTTACAACTCAAACAACATTGTAATGAGCGGAGTAACTGTACAAAATAGCCAAATGTTCCATATTTTAGTAGATGGTTGTCATAACGCGATGATACAAGGAGTGAAGGTGTTATCTCCAGGAAATAGCCCTAATACTGATGGAATTCATGTACAATCATCCTCAGGAGTTAGTATTATGAACTCGAATATTGGTACTGGAGATGATTGTATATCTATTGGCCCTGGAAACTCGAATTTATGGATTGAAGGCATTGCTTGTGGCCCAGGCCATGGAATTAG CATTGGAAGCTTAGGTTGGGAATCCCAAGAGCAAGGAGTACAAAATGTGACAGTTAAGATGGTTAGCTTCACAAGTACTGAGAATGGTGTGAGAGTAAAAACATGGGCAAGACCTAGCAATGGTTTTGTTAGAAATGTTTTATTTCAACATATTGTTATGAGTAATGTTCAAAATCCAATAATCATAGATCAAAATTATTGTCCTAATCATGAAAGTTGTCCTAATCAG gGCTCAGGTGTAAAGATAAGTGATGTAACGTATGAAGACATACATGGAACATCAGCTACAGAAATCGCGGTGAAATTAGATTGTAGCAAAACAAATCCATGTAGTGGAATAACACTTGAAGATGTGAATCTTAGTTATAAAAATGGTAGAGCTGAAGCTTCATGTGTTAATGCTGGAGGAAGAGCTTCTGGTTTTGAAGAACTTAGTAAATGCTTATAa